The following are encoded together in the Apodemus sylvaticus chromosome 11, mApoSyl1.1, whole genome shotgun sequence genome:
- the Cxcl11 gene encoding C-X-C motif chemokine 11, which produces MDRPGTAIALAVIIWATTVQGFSMFKGGRCLCIGPGVKAIKMAAIEKASVIYPSNGCDKVEVIVTLKPPHKGQRCLDPNSKQGRFIKQTIEKKTFLRRQNM; this is translated from the exons ATGGACAGGCCTGGCACAGCCATAGCCCTGGCCGTCATCATCTGGGCCACAACCGTTCAAG GCTTCAGTATGTTCAAAGGCGGTCGCTGCCTTTGCATCGGGCCCGGAGTGAAGGCGATCAAAATGGCAGCGATCGAGAAAGCTTCCGTCATTTACCCGAGTAACGGCTGCGACAAAGTTGAAGTGAT CGTTACCCTGAAGCCTCCTCACAAGGGACAAAGGTGCCTGGATCCCAACTCCAAGCAAGGCCGCTTCATAAAGCAG acaatagaaaaaaagacatttttaaggCGCCAGAACATGTGA